The window AATTCTTTAATCGCCCTAAAAAGAGAAGGAAAATGATAAACAGAGGGCTGAATCGAACCATCAGGATTAATTAACTGCAAACCAGTAATTGCTTGAGGATGGTCTTGGACAAATTTGATTGTTTCTTCCAAAGTCCCTTCCAAAACTTGAGTGTCAACGTTAAGTAAAAGTAGAAACTTTCCTTGAGCCCGTTTTATCCCCCGATTAACCGCACCCGTAAAACCCCAGTTTTGATCAAGCAAGATGGCCTGGACTGTTCCTCTCTGAAGGTTTTTTTTCAAAAAATCAACACTGCTGTCCTTTGAACCATTATCAACCACAATCACTTCCATTTTTAACCTGCCCTTATTCTTTTCAAGAGAATCAAGACACTCTTGAAGAAGTTTTTTGGTATTAAAATTGGGAATAATAATTGATAAGTCCATCTTAAAGATTAAGAATCTTTTTATCAGAAATAATGGCTTCTTCTTGTTCTTTAAATCTCTTGGGAATCAAGCCAGGAAGTTTAATCAAGGCCGCCAAGATAACCTTAAGATAACCCGGATTTCTTAAACGATAAAAAATGCCGGCAATGTGTTTAGGCATTAATTTCGGAGCAGTTAAGTTTTTCCAGATAAACAAAAGCTGGTTTCGTTCTTGAATCAGAGAAACATAGCTTTTTCTTAATTTCTTAAAAGTACTTTCGTGTTGATGAGTGACTTGAGCTCGAGGATCCCATAAACACCGCCAGCCTCTTTTTTGGGCGCGGTAACATAAATCAATATCCTCCCAGTAAAATTTGAAACTCTCATCAAAACCACCCAAACGTTTCCACATCGACTTTCTAAAGGCAGCACTCCCACCACTTGCCCAAAAAGTTTGATGAGGGGTTTTGGTTTTTCTGCCGGCGGTATAAATAATGTAACCTTTTAAAAAATAGCCTTTGGTCCAACTAAGCTTTGGGCTGTTAGTTTCATTAAAAGAAACGGCAAAAACACTTGGATCTTGAAAATCTTCTTTTAGGGGCTTGAGTAAATCTTTTCGGGGAACAACATCAAGATTAAGGAGAATAATAATCTCATGCTTAGCGATTTCAACTCCGCGATTAACATTACCCGCAAAACCTAAGCGGCGGTGGGGAATCAGTTTAACTTTGGGAAAGTTTTTCTTTAAATAATCAAGACTGCCATCCTTAGAATTATCATCAGTGACAATCACCTCATCAGCCCCAATGGCGATAATTTTTCTTAGGTTTTTTTTGAACAGATCTAAATTGTTCCAACTGGGAATGACTACGGAAAATTTCATTTTTTTTGGGCTTTAACTGCTTTTATCATGCCAAGTAAAAAAAATTTTCTGGCGACAATTATGAGTCCTGATTTTTTTATCAGCTTTTCTAATTTTATCTGGTCAAATTTTTGAATATGCGTCCCTTTCCAAATTTTACCTCGGCTTCTGACCCAAAAAAACCAAATAATCCGGAAAAGTAGATTTTCGCTAGGTACCAGAAAAACAACATATCCCCCTTTTTTAAGAACCCTTTTAATCTCGGCCAAAACTTTTTCCGGCTTAAAAACGTGCTCCAATACCTCAAGGGCAAAAACCGCATCAAACTCATTATTATCAAAAGGTAAATCTTCAGCTTGAGCAACTCTAAA of the Patescibacteria group bacterium genome contains:
- a CDS encoding glycosyltransferase family 2 protein; translated protein: MDLSIIIPNFNTKKLLQECLDSLEKNKGRLKMEVIVVDNGSKDSSVDFLKKNLQRGTVQAILLDQNWGFTGAVNRGIKRAQGKFLLLLNVDTQVLEGTLEETIKFVQDHPQAITGLQLINPDGSIQPSVYHFPSLFRAIKEFWLGQKDSYQKYYPRTKKPVKVDAVTGAAMVIPRKIIKKIGLLNEKYFFYFEDLDYCRQANKAGLAVYYLPSAKILHHHGAAGKDFPEITHQWLVESSKKYNGLLKYYLLTLIIGLGQKWRKLIGKN
- a CDS encoding glycosyltransferase family 2 protein — its product is MKFSVVIPSWNNLDLFKKNLRKIIAIGADEVIVTDDNSKDGSLDYLKKNFPKVKLIPHRRLGFAGNVNRGVEIAKHEIIILLNLDVVPRKDLLKPLKEDFQDPSVFAVSFNETNSPKLSWTKGYFLKGYIIYTAGRKTKTPHQTFWASGGSAAFRKSMWKRLGGFDESFKFYWEDIDLCYRAQKRGWRCLWDPRAQVTHQHESTFKKLRKSYVSLIQERNQLLFIWKNLTAPKLMPKHIAGIFYRLRNPGYLKVILAALIKLPGLIPKRFKEQEEAIISDKKILNL
- a CDS encoding class I SAM-dependent methyltransferase, with amino-acid sequence MKPKTAAELHQNIPPDWYERGIKENIFQRFWHYRRFKNVGELTKPTGGKILDIGCADGTFTKVILDYSKADLVVGIDVLPPSVAYAKKKFARSKKLRFRVAQAEDLPFDNNEFDAVFALEVLEHVFKPEKVLAEIKRVLKKGGYVVFLVPSENLLFRIIWFFWVRSRGKIWKGTHIQKFDQIKLEKLIKKSGLIIVARKFFLLGMIKAVKAQKK